One Chryseobacterium sp. StRB126 genomic region harbors:
- the glsA gene encoding glutaminase A yields the protein MTKNSFLFSAKGILIAGFLSLNTVMYAQKTADLSTISEKTLSSILEKNRNYYTQGKVADYIPELGKMDAKAIAFSVVDKNGKVFSIGDVQKKFTMQSISKIIALMVAVNERGEANVFDKMGYFGSDRPFNHFSNLETTGKPLNPMMNAGAILTTSLISGDGEKPFLKVLDMVRYITKNSSIDYSKSVYESEKSTGHRNRGMFYIMKNSGLISGDEDQLDNYFKQCSIELRAEDLAKIGYFFANQCVRFDGDSQYKNGDIAKLIESQMLTAGMYEFSGEYSRTVGLPSKSGVGGGITVSVPGKMGIGVFSPALDQHGNSLAGYHIILDLAKQYNLSIF from the coding sequence ATGACAAAAAATAGCTTTTTATTTTCCGCCAAAGGAATTCTTATTGCAGGATTTTTATCCTTAAATACGGTGATGTATGCTCAGAAAACAGCAGATCTTTCTACCATTTCGGAAAAAACCTTAAGCAGCATTTTGGAAAAGAACAGAAATTATTACACACAAGGTAAGGTAGCTGATTACATTCCGGAACTGGGTAAAATGGATGCTAAAGCAATTGCCTTTTCTGTAGTAGATAAAAACGGTAAAGTATTCAGCATCGGTGATGTTCAAAAGAAATTCACCATGCAGAGTATTTCCAAGATCATCGCTTTGATGGTGGCTGTAAATGAAAGAGGTGAAGCGAACGTTTTTGATAAAATGGGTTATTTCGGATCAGACAGACCCTTTAATCATTTTTCCAATCTTGAAACAACAGGAAAACCGCTTAATCCAATGATGAATGCCGGTGCTATCCTTACCACATCTTTAATTTCAGGTGACGGAGAGAAACCATTCCTTAAAGTGTTGGATATGGTTCGCTATATTACCAAAAATTCGAGTATTGATTACAGCAAATCCGTATACGAGTCTGAAAAATCTACCGGACACCGTAACCGCGGAATGTTCTACATCATGAAAAACAGTGGATTGATTTCCGGAGATGAGGATCAGCTGGATAATTATTTCAAACAATGCTCTATTGAGCTTAGGGCTGAAGATCTTGCCAAAATCGGATACTTCTTTGCGAACCAATGTGTGCGTTTTGATGGTGACTCTCAATATAAAAATGGAGATATTGCCAAGCTGATAGAATCTCAAATGTTGACTGCCGGGATGTATGAATTCAGTGGAGAATACTCCAGAACCGTAGGATTACCGAGCAAATCCGGAGTAGGTGGCGGAATTACAGTAAGTGTTCCGGGAAAAATGGGTATCGGAGTATTCAGCCCCGCCTT
- a CDS encoding ArnT family glycosyltransferase translates to MKKYFKEIMIVIIVLLSRLPFIFNSLGIDLDTWREVYTGKIIHEDHIYNVSRFPGYPFPEFIYSLVYHYPYWAINLLSVLFTIGCCLYLFKILNFLAIKLSFLIAIVFPFVPVIYLNSTVAMEYNWSLFFLLGSVYYLLNKNLWLSVLLFGLMVSTRFNNIIFLPAFAFFLYIYSEKDLKKVLQFSVLAFLSICIFFSPVIFKYGTTFLQSYGDSKVSLGSILSLSTLYVYGALGILAIILGLIIQFFRGGYQKVKNLSKNHFAIFSILMIVSNLIFFIRYPLEAGYLIPSVPFVLILLQYILNEKLMKSILFILLLSPFLIHVNTKKIRITGGVFVNENYEDQQLKYCNELVREIKIHSGNQPAIFHVGNYSEQVSLIGNFHKNSNIKIVKYLSPKDREDIINKKYLLYYSNTENGKTENSKTHILDQYGTFLYEDFELIR, encoded by the coding sequence ATGAAAAAATACTTTAAGGAAATAATGATAGTAATCATTGTATTATTATCACGGTTACCTTTTATTTTTAACAGTCTAGGTATTGATTTAGATACCTGGAGAGAAGTATACACAGGAAAAATAATACATGAAGATCATATTTATAATGTTTCCCGTTTTCCAGGATATCCATTTCCGGAATTTATATACTCTTTAGTGTATCATTATCCTTATTGGGCAATCAATTTACTATCGGTTTTATTTACAATAGGTTGTTGCTTATATCTCTTCAAGATTCTAAACTTTCTTGCAATAAAACTTTCTTTTCTTATCGCCATAGTATTTCCATTTGTACCGGTCATCTATCTCAACAGTACGGTAGCTATGGAATACAACTGGTCTTTGTTCTTTTTACTGGGAAGTGTTTATTATCTCCTCAATAAAAATCTTTGGCTTTCCGTTTTACTATTCGGGCTTATGGTAAGTACAAGGTTTAACAATATTATTTTTCTTCCTGCCTTTGCCTTCTTTTTGTACATTTACTCTGAAAAGGATCTCAAAAAAGTTTTACAATTTTCAGTTTTAGCCTTTCTTTCCATATGCATTTTCTTTTCGCCTGTTATTTTTAAATATGGCACTACCTTTCTGCAGAGTTATGGTGACTCAAAAGTCAGTCTCGGCAGTATACTAAGCCTGAGCACATTATACGTATATGGAGCTTTAGGAATACTGGCTATTATATTAGGTTTAATCATTCAGTTCTTTAGAGGAGGTTATCAAAAAGTAAAAAACTTATCCAAAAATCATTTTGCTATATTCAGTATTTTAATGATTGTTTCCAATCTTATATTCTTTATTAGATATCCATTGGAAGCAGGTTATTTAATCCCCTCCGTTCCTTTTGTTCTTATTCTTCTGCAATATATTTTGAATGAAAAATTGATGAAATCTATATTATTTATACTACTTCTCTCTCCTTTTTTAATTCATGTAAATACAAAAAAAATCAGGATTACGGGAGGAGTATTCGTTAATGAAAATTATGAAGATCAACAACTAAAATATTGCAACGAGCTCGTCCGGGAAATCAAAATACATTCAGGAAATCAGCCTGCCATTTTCCATGTGGGCAATTATTCCGAACAGGTTTCACTGATTGGAAACTTTCATAAAAACAGCAATATAAAAATCGTTAAATATCTTAGTCCAAAAGACCGGGAAGACATTATTAATAAAAAATACCTACTCTACTATTCCAATACCGAAAATGGAAAGACAGAAAACAGCAAAACCCATATACTGGATCAATATGGAACATTCCTTTATGAAGATTTTGAACTCATAAGATGA